From the genome of bacterium, one region includes:
- the remB gene encoding extracellular matrix regulator RemB, whose protein sequence is MFLHLGSHVTIWERKVIGIFSHKSTMSSDITQEFMQQAEKKRLTRKVNNEPPKSFILTDKAIFLSPIDSGTLKGRMKKEVKQFGQF, encoded by the coding sequence ATGTTTCTTCATTTAGGTTCTCACGTTACCATATGGGAGCGTAAAGTAATCGGTATTTTCAGTCACAAGTCAACTATGTCTTCTGACATTACTCAAGAGTTTATGCAACAGGCCGAAAAGAAGCGGTTGACCAGGAAGGTTAATAATGAGCCGCCCAAGTCATTTATCCTGACTGATAAGGCTATCTTTCTTTCTCCAATAGACTCTGGAACCTTGAAGGGAAGAATGAAGAAAGAGGTGAAACAATTTGGGCAATTTTAG
- the recF gene encoding DNA replication/repair protein RecF, translating to MYLGNFKGKGVRNLLPLELEFNPQLNLLIGDNGQGKTNLLEAIYFLATSRSFRTSQDQEMIQLGAGGIYLGGEVSGVGGDSKIELLYQPPHKEAKINGKSLPRLIDLIGHLRVVLFSAEDIAIIKGGPHLRRRFMDIGISQTDPVYLNDLQKYIRILKQRNRLLNEIRDGGRYEDLLDSFDESLVKTGRAIISKRRLMVTQIGPMVNHIHQEISGRDKELQLEYKPRIKEEDFFDRLREKRREEISRGLTLIGPHRDEIIFTLDGINARGFASEGEARTIAICLRLADLKYIYQQSGEYPLLILDDVFSELDEHRKQYLVNSLRGDIQTFVTAADEHILEDLPLSNSSIFRVKRGEVWLYPTQVGKAHLE from the coding sequence ATGTATCTTGGAAACTTTAAAGGGAAGGGGGTGCGAAATCTATTACCCTTAGAGCTGGAATTTAATCCCCAACTTAATCTCTTGATCGGCGACAATGGGCAAGGGAAAACCAATTTACTGGAAGCTATCTATTTTCTGGCCACCTCTCGTTCCTTTCGAACCAGTCAGGATCAGGAAATGATTCAGTTGGGGGCCGGGGGGATATATCTTGGCGGTGAAGTTTCTGGGGTCGGGGGAGATTCTAAGATTGAACTCCTTTATCAGCCTCCCCATAAAGAGGCCAAGATAAATGGTAAATCCCTCCCCAGGTTGATCGATCTTATCGGCCATCTGAGAGTAGTTCTCTTTTCAGCCGAAGATATAGCCATAATAAAAGGGGGGCCTCACCTACGAAGGCGGTTTATGGATATAGGTATATCTCAAACTGACCCTGTCTACCTGAATGATTTGCAGAAATATATCAGAATCCTGAAACAACGGAATCGGCTCCTGAATGAGATAAGAGATGGAGGAAGGTATGAAGACTTGCTTGATTCTTTTGACGAATCTCTGGTTAAGACCGGCAGGGCCATTATCAGTAAACGAAGATTAATGGTGACTCAGATTGGTCCGATGGTTAATCATATTCATCAGGAGATAAGTGGTAGGGATAAGGAACTCCAACTCGAATATAAACCTCGGATAAAGGAAGAGGATTTTTTCGATCGCCTGAGGGAAAAACGCAGGGAAGAGATAAGTCGAGGACTCACGCTGATCGGACCGCATAGGGATGAGATTATCTTTACCCTTGATGGTATAAATGCCAGGGGGTTTGCCTCAGAAGGGGAGGCAAGAACCATAGCTATTTGTCTCAGGTTGGCCGATTTGAAATATATCTATCAACAAAGTGGGGAGTATCCCTTGCTCATTTTAGATGATGTCTTCTCAGAGTTAGATGAACACCGGAAGCAATATCTGGTCAATTCGCTGCGAGGTGATATTCAGACCTTTGTTACGGCGGCTGATGAGCATATTCTTGAAGACTTGCCTTTATCTAACAGTTCCATCTTCCGAGTAAAAAGGGGTGAAGTTTGGCTGTATCCGACACAAGTAGGTAAAGCACATCTGGAATAG